GCCGTCACGGGCGTCGCCCCCGACCGGACGTTCGTGGAGGGCGACCGAGTGGGGGGCCTGACCGTCCTCGACACCCCCGGTCACGCGCCGGATCACGTCGCCTTCGAGGCCCCCGATGGAATCCTCGCCGGTGACCTCGTCCGCGCGTCCGGGAGCGTCGCCGTTGCCCACCCCGAGGGCGACATGCGCGCCTACCTCGTGGCGCTCCGGCGCCTCCTCGCCCGCGACCCGCCGCGGCTGTATCCGGGCCACGGACCGGTCGTCGACGGCCCCGAGGCGACGATCCGTCGGCTCTACGCCCACCGTCTCGACCGGGAGCGACGGATCGAGGCGGCGGTCCGGTCGGGCGCCGCGTCGGTCGAGGCCGTCCTCGACGCGGCGTACGACCGGGACCTCTCGGGGGTTCGCGACCTCGCCGCCGGGACGGTTCGGGCCCACCTCGACAAACTCGCCGTCGAGGGGCGGGTGTGGATCGACCCCGAGACGGGGCGGGTGGGGCCGGCGTAGCCGGGGCGACGACCTTTTTTCCCTCCTCCGCCCACGCCCGGTATGGAGTCGCTCGAAGCCGAACTCGACCGGGCGC
This window of the Haloplanus rubicundus genome carries:
- a CDS encoding MBL fold metallo-hydrolase — protein: MNLRRVPVPTETTAGGETNAYLVDEPAGSFLVDPAARTEALDAAVAARTVERIAVTHTHPDHVGAVADYAAETGATVWARRGRETRFEAVTGVAPDRTFVEGDRVGGLTVLDTPGHAPDHVAFEAPDGILAGDLVRASGSVAVAHPEGDMRAYLVALRRLLARDPPRLYPGHGPVVDGPEATIRRLYAHRLDRERRIEAAVRSGAASVEAVLDAAYDRDLSGVRDLAAGTVRAHLDKLAVEGRVWIDPETGRVGPA